A region of the Myxococcus stipitatus DSM 14675 genome:
TCCGGGAGAGCGGTACCGGTGGGCCTTCCGCGCGCAGCTCACCGCGCTCGATGAGGCGTGGACGTCTTTTCGACGTCAGCGCGCGGAGCCGAGCCCCTCCGCCGCGGTGAAGGGCCTGGCGGACCGGTTGCGGGTGTTCCGACAGCGGAACCAGGCATGGCTGCTGCGCGACGCGCTCTTCGAGGTGCTGTGCGAGGAGAAGGGCGTGCCGGATTGGAGACCCTGGGCGGACTCTCTCGACGGACGCTTGTGGAGCCCACGCCCTGGAGAAGAGGGCGCCGCGGCCGCGAGAATCCAGGCGTTGGAGTCGAGCGCCTCAGAGGCACTGGAGCGCTATGCGTTCTTCCAGTTCCTCGTCCATGAGCAGCATGAGGGCCTGCGCGAGCGGACGGCGCGCTGGAGCCTGAAGCTCTACGGCGACTTGCAGATCGGGTTCTCACCGCGCGACGCGTGGGCGTGGCAGGGCTTGTTCCTGCGCACGTACCTGATGGGCGCGCCGCCCAGCCGCACGAATCCCGAAGGGCAGCCGTGGAACTACCCGGTGCTGGACCCGGAGCAGTACTTCACGCAAGGGCTCGGACATGGGGCGGTGCTGCGCTTCATGGACGCGCGCATGGACAAGATGCTCGCGGAGTACGACGGGCTGCGATTGGACCATCCTCACGGGCTCGTGTGTCCCTGGGTGTATCGCTCCGGACAGGCGGACGCGTTGGCGGCGGTGCAGCATGGCGCGCGACTCTTCTCCTCGCCGGACCTGTCCGACCACCCGGAGCTGGCGCGCTTCGCCGTCGTGCATCCCGAGCAGCTGGACCGCTCGGTGCCTCGGTACGCGGATGGAGAGGTGACGTCGCTGACGCCGGAGCAGGTCCAGCGCTACAGCATCCTCTTCGACACGGTGGTGGCGGCGGCGCGGCGCAACGGGCGGGACCTGGGAGACCTGCTGGGCGAGGTGCTGAGTACGCTGCCGTATCCCCTGGGGCGTGTTCTCGCGCGCTATGGACTGGGGCGCTTCCGCGTCACGCAGAAGGCGGACCTGCGCAATCCCTCGGATGTGTATCGCAGTGAGAACGTGGCGCCCGAGGACTGGGTGATGGTGGGCAACCACGACACGAAGTCGCTGTGGCGCCTCGTGGGGGAGTGGCAGTGGCGAGGCACGCTGAAGGCACAGGCGGACTACCTGGCGACGCGGCTGTGTCCCGAGGCCGGGCCGCGGCGAGAGGACCTCGCGCGAGCGCTGGCGCAGGACCCGGGGAAGCTGGCGCAGGCGAAGTTCGCGGACCTGTTCGCCAGCCGCGCGCGCAACGTCATGGTGTTCTTCACGGACCTGTTGGGGATGACCGGCACGTACAACGAGCCGGGCACCGTGGATGAGCGCAACTGGTCGCTGCGCGCGTCCGAGGACTGGAGGGCGGAGTACCGCGAGCGCCTGCGCACGGACGCGGCGATGAACCTGCCCGCCGTGCTGGCCCTGGCGCTGCGCGCGGGGGGAGCGGCCTCGGTGACGAAGCACCGGGAGCTGCTCGCGGGGCTGGACCGGCTCGCGGACCAGCTGCGCCAGGACACCCCGTAGCCCCCACCCGTGAAGGCAGGGGCTCCGCGCTCAGTGCCGCACGTCCACCACGAGTCGCGGGGGCTCCTTCAGCTCCATGATGCGGAAGGGCGCGGTGCCCTGGGTGCCCAGGGCCCATGACACCTCGCCCTCGAAGTCGCAGATGCGCTCCAATTCCACGACCACGGGCAGCGCGACCTTCTGCTCCCGCGTGGCGACCGTGGGCTGTCCCGCATCGGTGTGCGCTCGCGCGGGCATGAGGCTCACCTGGAGCTGGGCCTTGCCCGCGAGCGACACCACGTCACCCGAGCCACACTGCACCACCGGCTCCTTCGGATACTCCACGCGGTAGCCCGGAAGCTGCGTCCCCTCGAACTCGAACACCACGCGGTCGAAGTCCGGATGTGCCCCCGCGCGCACGGAGCGCAGCGTGGCCTGCGGCGCGCTGCTCCGCTTCAGCTCCACCGGGCTCGTGGTCCACTCGCGGTTCTTCGCATCCTCGGGCGCGATGCCTCCTCCCGGGGGCGCCGGAGGCTTCGAGGGCGCGGGCTCCTCCTTCGCCTCGCTCGACGGAAGCGCCGTGCTCCCATCCGGAACGACAGGGACGGGAGGCTTCGCGACGGCCTCGCCCTCGCGAGGAGTGGCTCCCTCGGGGGCGGGGATGGAGGGAGGTGCCTCCTCGGCGGGGGGTAGCTCGGCCGCGGGAGGCGGGGGTGCTTCTTCCTTCTTGGAGCACCCCGCGACTCCCAGGTACCCGGCAAGCCACAGCGAAGACAGCCAGCGTCCGGCGCGCTTCATCGTTCCTCCCTGTCGACCCACGAAGCGTGGGGCCGCGAGGAACACCCTCTCTCATGACCGGACGTCCTGTGCCAGCACCTGTCCCAGGGCGGGGTGCGCGGAAGGCAACACACCTTCCGCCCGAGGACAGGGCTCGCGCTACTCCGCGGAGGCCGAAGCGCGGACGAGCGCGCGCAGGTCCGCGTCCCGCAGGAAGTTGACCAGCACGCCGTCAATCTTCCGCGTGCCGCCCACCACCTCGGTGGGCTTCAGGAAGAAAAGATTGTTCCAGTTGAAGTCGTACAGGGCCTGCTCCGCGGCATCGGACCACGAGCCATCCATGCGGCCGTGGTAGTACCCGAGCTTGCGCAGCACGCGCTTGACGTAGCGCGCGGTGTCCGCGTCGAGCGTCACCTGGTCCGCGGGGTACGGCACCCCCAGCGTGCCCTGGTAGCGGTTGAGCTGGATGCCCAGCTCCCGGAGCGCGTCGGAGCTGGCGTGGACGACGGCGTCCGCGAGCACGTGCGTGTAGAAGGCCGTGTCGACGGTGGTGTTCCAGACGCGGATGACGCCCGAGCGCTCACCATTGCGGTCGCCTCCCACGCGCGCCCCGGCCTTGAGCGACGCATACAGCCGCTGCGGCAGGCTGCCCTTCGCCTGGCGGAAGCCGTCCGCCATGGCCCGGCACATGTCGGGCGTCGTCATGTTGTTGGCCTGCACGACGAAGGTGGTGTCCCGGATGGCGCAGTGGTGGCTGCTGGAGTCCGCGCCCGTGACCTGTCCCATCGTCACGGTGCCGTCCGGGTGGAGCTTCACCGCGGCGAGCTGGCGGAGGGTGGCGTACGGGTCGACGGTCTGCGCCCAGTCGATGGCCTCCTGCGGGGTCGAGCCCGCGTCGATGCGGGCGATGATGGCCTGCGCGACATCCACCGAGGGCATCGACATGCTGGCCACCGCGAGGTCCGAGCGCCCGTAGGGCACCAGCGTGCTGACGCCGCTGGGGAACGAGATGACGGCCATTCCGCAGGACTTCTCCACGGGGTCGCACGCCACGACGGCGCGCGTGCCGAAAACGCTCGGGTTCGTCAGGGGGCGCTCGCCCGCGAGGGCCGGGGTGGACGCCAAGAAGAGGGACGCGGCGGCGAGGAGACCACGGTGGAAGGGCTTCATGCACGGACCTCGGGGAAGGGCTCCGCCGTCACCGCGCAAGGAAACCTCGCGGGTGGGGAGGAACCTCAGGGCTGGGTGACGTGTGAAACACGAAGGCGCGTGCTGCCTGGGGGGCAGCGCGTCCCTCGGAGCGGCTGTCTCCAGGAACGAGGAGCCCCGCGCGACATATCGCCGAATCGTCCGTCAATTCTGGAATGAGGGAGATGGCCGCGAAGCCGAGGGCCCGCTGGCTCGGGTGCCCCTCGCGTCGCGCTTCCGGGAAAATTGAAGGTGTGGCACTCCAGCCGACGTTTTCAGGACATGCCCCACAAGGGCCCGAGTGGCGGGTATGGTGCGCGCCCGGCCGCAGCTCGCGTCCCCTTCACGCGCACGAACCGGAGATACCTTCGTCATGGCTCTCGACCTCACCACCCTCCCACGTCCCTCGCGGGACGACGCCACCGTCGGCACCATGGCGCGTGGACTCGTTGGCAGCGAGATTCTCCGCATCGCGGCGGAAGTCCGGGAGCTGGCGGCCAAAGGCCGCAAGGTCTGCAACCTCACCGTGGGCGACTTCAACCCGCGCGAGTTCCCCATCCCCGACGGCCTGCGCTCGCACATCGCCACGGCGCTCCAGTCGGGCGAGACGAACTATCCGCCCTCGGACGGCGTGCTGGACCTACGCCAGGCCGTGCAGCGTTTCTATGAGCGCTCCCTGGGGCTGAAGTACCCGCTGGAGGGAATCGTCATCGCGGGCGGCGCCCGGCCCATCATCTACGGCACGTACCGCGCCGTGCTGGATGAGGGGGAGACGGTGGTCTACCCGGTGCCCTCGTGGAACAACAACCACTACATCCACATGATGAACGCCAAGGGCGTGGTGGTGACGACGGACGCCGCGCACGGCTTCATGCCCACGCTGGAGCAGTTGGCGCCGCACCTGGGCTCCGCGCGCCTGCTGTGCCTGTGCAGCCCGCTCAACCCCACGGGCACCATGATTGCGCCCGACACGCTGGGCGCCATCTGCGAGCGCGTCGTCGCGGAGAACCGCGCGCGGGAGAAGCAGGGCCGCAAGCCGCTCATCCTGATGTACGACCAGATTTATTGGGTGCTGAGCTTCGGCGCGGTGAAGCACGTGACGCCCGTGGAGCTGGTGCCGGAGGTCGCCCCCTACACCGTCTTCGTGGACGGCATCTCCAAGGCCTTCGCGGCGACGGGTGTGCGCGTGGGCTGGGGCGTGGGGCCGCCGACCATCATCGCTCGGATGCGGGACGTGCTGGGCCACGTGGGTGCGTGGGCGCCCAAGGCCGAGCAGGTCGCCGTGGCGCGCTACCTGGAGGACGTGCCCGCCACGGAGTCCTTCCTGGGGGAGATGCGCCAGCGCGTGGACGCGCGGCTGGAGGCGCTGCACAAGGGCCTGACGCGCATGCGCGAGGCGGGGCTGCCGGTGCGCCACATCGCGCCGCAGGGCGCCATCTACCTGTCGGTCCAGTTCGACCTGGTGGGCAAGGGCGGCCTGAAGACGAATGACGACATCCGCAAGCTGCTCCTGGAGAAGGCGAGCTTCGCGGTGGTGCCCTTCCAGGCGTTCGGGCTGATGGAGGACACCGGCTGGTTCCGGCTGTCGGTGGGCGCGACGTCGGTGTCCGAAATCGAAGAGGCGCTGCCCCGCGTGGAAGCGGCGCTGCGCGAGGCGCTGGCCACGAAGTAGGACGCGGCCTTCGCGGGAATACGCGAAAAGGGACGGGGTTCAGCCGGGGACGCGCCCGGCGGGACCCTCCCTCGACCCACCGGAGTTCATCGAGACGCGCGCGACCTCGTGCCCATGCTCAAGCGATTCGTGGATGTTCGTGACGAGGAAGTCGGCGCCGTCCTGGGGTCCTTCGTCTATTTCTTCACGCTGATGTGTGGCTACGCCATCCTCCGTCCCATCCGCAACGAGATGGGCACGGCGGGCAGCGTGAAGGGCCTGCCGTGGCTCTTCACGGCGACCTTCATCGTGATGCTGCTGGCGGTGCCGGCGTTCTCCGCGCTGGTGGCGCGCTGGCCCCGGCGCGTGGTGCTGCCGCGCATCTACCGCTTCTTCATCGTCAGCCTCGTGGCCTTCTTCGTGGTGCTGAAGCTGGGCGTGGCGAAGGAGGGCGTGGCGCGGGTCTTCTACATCTGGCTGAGCGTCTACAACCTGTTCGTCGTCTCCATCTTCTGGAGCTTCATGGCGGACGTGTTCGCCAGCGAGCAGGGCAAGCGGCTGTTCGGCTTCATCGCCGCGGGAGGCACCACGGGGATGTTGGTGGGGCCCTTCCTGGTGGGACGGCTGGCGGAGCCGGTGGGCCCGGTGAACCTCATCCTGGTGTCCGCGGTGCTGCTGGAGGTGAGCGCGCAGTGCGTGCGCTGGCTGAGCCGCTGGGCCCGCGACGTCCAGCACCAGCCCCCGTCGGCGGAAGGGCCGGTGGGCGGTGGGGTGCTGGCGGGGTTGAAGCTGATGCTGTCCTCGCCCCTGTTGCTCGCGCTGGGGCTGCAGGTGCTGCTCTACGCGGCCACGTCCACGTTCCTCTACTACCAGGAGGTGCGGCTGGTGGCGGCGGTGAGCAAGGACGCGGCGGCGCGCACCGCGATGTTCGGCGACATCGACTTCTACGTGCAGCTCCTGACGCTGGCGCTGCAGACGCTCGTCACGGGGCGGGTCATCTCGCGTCTGGGATTGGGCGCGGCGCTGGCGGTGGCGCCGGTGCTGACGGGGCTGGGCTTCCTGGGGCTCGCGGCGGTGCCGGTGCTGGGCGTGCTGGTGGTGTTCAAGGCGCTGCGAGGCGCCAGCCACTACGCGCTGGATCGCCCCTCGCGCGAAATCCTCTTCACCACGGTGGACCGCGAGGCGCGCTACAAGTCGAAGAGCTTCATCGACACGGTGGTGTACCGGGGCAGCGACACGGTGAGCGCGTGGCTGCAGGGCGGGCTCACCTCGTTGGGGCTGAGCATGACGGGGCTGTCGCTGGCGGCGGTGCCCCTGGCGGGGCTGTGGCTCGTGGTCTCGCTCTATCTGTCGCGCGAGCAGCGGCGGCTGTCCAAGGAGGGCGCGGGGGAGTTCCCGCCCGTCGTCCTGGACAGCGCCACGTCGCGCTGAAGTCAGTGGAACCTCGAAGCGGGAGACGACACGACATGAAACTGTCTCGCAGGGATGTGATTCAGGGTGCGGCCGTGACGGTGGGGTCGCTGTGGGCCATGGGCTGTGCGACCACGGGCGCGGCGGGGGAGCCGGGCGCGCAAGGGCAGGAGGCGGTGGGCGCGAAGGCGGGCAAGCCCCTGAGCATCCTCATCCTCGGCGGCACGAAGTTCCTGGGGCCGGCGCTGGTGGAGTACGCGCAGTCGCGAGGCCACACCGTCACGCTGTTCAACCGCGGCAAGACGAACCCGGGCCTGTTCCCCGGCGTGGAGAAGCTCCAGGGCGACCGGGACCCCACCAAGGCGGAAGGTCTCAAGGCGCTGGAGGGCCGCAAGTGGGACGCGGTGGTGGACACGTCGGGCTATGTGCCGCGCATCGTGAAGGCGTCGGCGGAGCTGCTCGCGCCCCACGTGGGCCACTACACCTTCATCTCCTCCATCTCCGTCTACAAGGACCTGACGACGCCCGGCATCACCGAGTCCTATCCCCTGGCGCAGGTGGAGGACCCGACGACGGAGGACGTGAACAAGTACTACGGCGCGCTGAAGGCGCTGTGTGAGCAGGCCGCGGAAGCGGCGATGCCCGGCCGCGTGTTCAACGTGCGCCCGGGGCTCATCATCGGACCGGATGACCCGACGGACCGCTTCACGTACTGGCCGGTGCGCCTGTCGCGCGGTGGCGAGGTGCTCGCGCCCGGCGATGGACAGGACCCGGTGCAGTTCATCGACGCCAGGGACCTGGCCGCGTGGACCATCCTCGGCGTGGAGCGCCACCTGACGGGCGCGTACAACGCGACGGGGCCGACGCGCCCGCTGCTGATGCGCGACTTCCTGGAGGCGAGCCAGAAGACGCTGGGCACCGACGCGCGCCTGGTCTGGGCGGACACGGCGTTCCTGGCGAAGCACAAGGTGGAGCACTGGGGCGACATGCCGGCGTGGGCGCCGCGCGTGGGGGAGGACGCGGGCCTGGGCCGCATCGGCGTGGCGAAGGCGCTGGCCCAGGGGCTCACGTTCCGCCCCATCACCGACACCGTGCGCGACACGCTGGCCTGGTTCAAGGCGGAGCCGCCGGAGCGACAGGCCAAGCTGAAGGCGGGCCTGTCTCCCGAGCGGGAGAAGGAGGTGCTCGCCGCGTGGCACCAGGAGCACGACAAGGGCAACGCCCATTCGGGCTGACGCCCCGCGGGGGAGGTCGAGGCCTCAGAGGCGCGCGAGAATCTCCGCCTTCTTCTGCTCGAACTCCTCGTCCGTGATGAGGCCCTCGCTGGCCATCCGCTGAAGGTCCTTCAGGGCCTTCACCGGGTCCGGGGTGGGCAGGCTGCCTTCCGGCTGCTGCAGGAGTCGGGTGAGGTTGCTCATGTTCTGCGGAATCAGGGGCCCCATGACGACGACCTGGTTCGGGTCGTCCGGGGCCACCCTGACCTTCAGGTCCAATCCCGGCTCCAGCACCTGCACGTTCCAGTCGTGGGTCCTGCTGTTGAGCCGGACCTCGTAGGGAGGGCGGCCCGGGACGCGCACCTGGAGCAGGCTGTTGTAGACGCGGACCTTGTTGATGAGCACCGCGGTGGGCTCCAGGCTCAGCAGCGTGGCCTCCGCGGGGAGCCCGTGCTCACGGATATGTTGAATCTTCCGGGAGGCGGCGACCACCCAGAGCATGAAGCCCACGCCCATGGCGATGAACAGGGCCCAACTTCCACCGACGATGAGGTCGACTGCTTCCATGGTCTCGTGACTCTAAATGGTCAACGCTTGGAGAGAAACCCACGGTGTGGGCCGGGGTGCCCGGGTCATGATGGCCGGTGAGACCTGGGCCGGTGGGACTCACACGGGAGCGCCCCCTTGAAGCGACCCACGATGACGGCACCGGCGCCCCTCTTCGCGAGGTGGAGGCACGGGGGGGCCCTGCTGCTCGCCGTCGCGCTGGCCGCCTGCGGTGGCAAGGAGGTCCGCCCGGAGCCTCCGCGGCCCTCCTGTGTGCCCCTGGCCCTGGAGCGGAACGTGGACCTCGCGGGTTTCCGCTCGGACCGCTACGCGTGGCGGGACAGCGACTGCGCGCCGCGCTCCGCCTTCCTGGTGCGCAACGACACGCGAGACCCGGCGGGCTGGAGTGGCGGCTATGTCCGCCGCTACGTGTACGAAGCGCGGGGCGCCCCGCGCACGTGTGACGGCGCCGACGACGGTGTCCCGGGCTGGGGCATGGTGACGTGCCATGTCCGGACGGGCGCGTCCTGGGGCAACTGGACGGAGGGCGTCACCGGCACGGGCCGCGTCATCTTCGAGGGCCGCCACCACGCGCTCCACGAGTTCCACTGGGTGCTGCCGCTCGGGGGCCACGCCGTGCGGGTGACGGTGCACTACCTCTTCGCCACCGGCAGGGACCATCCGCTCTACGCCATCACCCACGATGCCTCGAGCGTGCCGCCGGACGCGCTGGAGGCGGACGTGCGCTCGCCCTATGGCGACCTGCTCTTCGACGGCAACGCGAACGCCGAAATCGCGGGCCTGGGGTGGGGCGACCGCCGCCGCTTCGTGACGCTGGGCTCGCGCCTGACGATGGCGAGCGGCTGGGACTACCGCGAGCCCAACGTCGTCCCGTACACGCGCATGTGGACCGCCTCGCCCGACGCGGAGATGGGCGTGGTTCAAACACAGACGTGGTTGCAGAAGCCATCCGGTGGTTACTGGCTCTATCGAGAGGGCTGGGGCCAGCGCGACGAGGACGGCCCGATGCCCGTCGACTGGAACTGGACCTATCAGCTCAACCAGTACCAGCTCCCGAACAACTCGCGCTCGCACCGCATGGCGTGGGGCAGCAACTACGGGGCGCTGGGGTGGCGCCAGTACGCGCGCTACGGCGACGACGGCATGCTCTCCGGCCACCCGTACCAGAGCTACTCCGTGTTCATGGTGCTGGGGCTCCACTCGAAGGACCCGGTGCTGGAGCAGGCCGCGGCGGTGGAGTCCTGGCAGCGGGTGCGCTTCACCGCCACCGAGGGCAGCGTCCTCACGCAGGGCCCGGGAGGCGTGGCCCGCACGGACGCGGTGCCGTATGACGTGCCCGGCTTCAACCCCGTGTATGCGACGTGGGAGGCACTCGCCTCCG
Encoded here:
- a CDS encoding NTP/NDP exchange transporter, whose product is MLKRFVDVRDEEVGAVLGSFVYFFTLMCGYAILRPIRNEMGTAGSVKGLPWLFTATFIVMLLAVPAFSALVARWPRRVVLPRIYRFFIVSLVAFFVVLKLGVAKEGVARVFYIWLSVYNLFVVSIFWSFMADVFASEQGKRLFGFIAAGGTTGMLVGPFLVGRLAEPVGPVNLILVSAVLLEVSAQCVRWLSRWARDVQHQPPSAEGPVGGGVLAGLKLMLSSPLLLALGLQVLLYAATSTFLYYQEVRLVAAVSKDAAARTAMFGDIDFYVQLLTLALQTLVTGRVISRLGLGAALAVAPVLTGLGFLGLAAVPVLGVLVVFKALRGASHYALDRPSREILFTTVDREARYKSKSFIDTVVYRGSDTVSAWLQGGLTSLGLSMTGLSLAAVPLAGLWLVVSLYLSREQRRLSKEGAGEFPPVVLDSATSR
- a CDS encoding 4-alpha-glucanotransferase produces the protein MSRDSLPLPEDHHRLVTQALAALEVRNLVLSIQDASFPSVPGEDLGRGSPYSRGAADFLETAHTLGFTGIQLGPQGQTSEANASPYDGTLFSRNVLNGALSPLEDAAWGALLPRGRVAALAEARPRSAGPGERYRWAFRAQLTALDEAWTSFRRQRAEPSPSAAVKGLADRLRVFRQRNQAWLLRDALFEVLCEEKGVPDWRPWADSLDGRLWSPRPGEEGAAAARIQALESSASEALERYAFFQFLVHEQHEGLRERTARWSLKLYGDLQIGFSPRDAWAWQGLFLRTYLMGAPPSRTNPEGQPWNYPVLDPEQYFTQGLGHGAVLRFMDARMDKMLAEYDGLRLDHPHGLVCPWVYRSGQADALAAVQHGARLFSSPDLSDHPELARFAVVHPEQLDRSVPRYADGEVTSLTPEQVQRYSILFDTVVAAARRNGRDLGDLLGEVLSTLPYPLGRVLARYGLGRFRVTQKADLRNPSDVYRSENVAPEDWVMVGNHDTKSLWRLVGEWQWRGTLKAQADYLATRLCPEAGPRREDLARALAQDPGKLAQAKFADLFASRARNVMVFFTDLLGMTGTYNEPGTVDERNWSLRASEDWRAEYRERLRTDAAMNLPAVLALALRAGGAASVTKHRELLAGLDRLADQLRQDTP
- a CDS encoding pyridoxal phosphate-dependent aminotransferase, producing the protein MALDLTTLPRPSRDDATVGTMARGLVGSEILRIAAEVRELAAKGRKVCNLTVGDFNPREFPIPDGLRSHIATALQSGETNYPPSDGVLDLRQAVQRFYERSLGLKYPLEGIVIAGGARPIIYGTYRAVLDEGETVVYPVPSWNNNHYIHMMNAKGVVVTTDAAHGFMPTLEQLAPHLGSARLLCLCSPLNPTGTMIAPDTLGAICERVVAENRAREKQGRKPLILMYDQIYWVLSFGAVKHVTPVELVPEVAPYTVFVDGISKAFAATGVRVGWGVGPPTIIARMRDVLGHVGAWAPKAEQVAVARYLEDVPATESFLGEMRQRVDARLEALHKGLTRMREAGLPVRHIAPQGAIYLSVQFDLVGKGGLKTNDDIRKLLLEKASFAVVPFQAFGLMEDTGWFRLSVGATSVSEIEEALPRVEAALREALATK
- a CDS encoding DUF1028 domain-containing protein, encoding MKPFHRGLLAAASLFLASTPALAGERPLTNPSVFGTRAVVACDPVEKSCGMAVISFPSGVSTLVPYGRSDLAVASMSMPSVDVAQAIIARIDAGSTPQEAIDWAQTVDPYATLRQLAAVKLHPDGTVTMGQVTGADSSSHHCAIRDTTFVVQANNMTTPDMCRAMADGFRQAKGSLPQRLYASLKAGARVGGDRNGERSGVIRVWNTTVDTAFYTHVLADAVVHASSDALRELGIQLNRYQGTLGVPYPADQVTLDADTARYVKRVLRKLGYYHGRMDGSWSDAAEQALYDFNWNNLFFLKPTEVVGGTRKIDGVLVNFLRDADLRALVRASASAE
- a CDS encoding AMIN-like domain-containing (lipo)protein, translated to MKRAGRWLSSLWLAGYLGVAGCSKKEEAPPPPAAELPPAEEAPPSIPAPEGATPREGEAVAKPPVPVVPDGSTALPSSEAKEEPAPSKPPAPPGGGIAPEDAKNREWTTSPVELKRSSAPQATLRSVRAGAHPDFDRVVFEFEGTQLPGYRVEYPKEPVVQCGSGDVVSLAGKAQLQVSLMPARAHTDAGQPTVATREQKVALPVVVELERICDFEGEVSWALGTQGTAPFRIMELKEPPRLVVDVRH
- a CDS encoding SDR family oxidoreductase, encoding MKLSRRDVIQGAAVTVGSLWAMGCATTGAAGEPGAQGQEAVGAKAGKPLSILILGGTKFLGPALVEYAQSRGHTVTLFNRGKTNPGLFPGVEKLQGDRDPTKAEGLKALEGRKWDAVVDTSGYVPRIVKASAELLAPHVGHYTFISSISVYKDLTTPGITESYPLAQVEDPTTEDVNKYYGALKALCEQAAEAAMPGRVFNVRPGLIIGPDDPTDRFTYWPVRLSRGGEVLAPGDGQDPVQFIDARDLAAWTILGVERHLTGAYNATGPTRPLLMRDFLEASQKTLGTDARLVWADTAFLAKHKVEHWGDMPAWAPRVGEDAGLGRIGVAKALAQGLTFRPITDTVRDTLAWFKAEPPERQAKLKAGLSPEREKEVLAAWHQEHDKGNAHSG
- a CDS encoding SHOCT domain-containing protein, yielding MEAVDLIVGGSWALFIAMGVGFMLWVVAASRKIQHIREHGLPAEATLLSLEPTAVLINKVRVYNSLLQVRVPGRPPYEVRLNSRTHDWNVQVLEPGLDLKVRVAPDDPNQVVVMGPLIPQNMSNLTRLLQQPEGSLPTPDPVKALKDLQRMASEGLITDEEFEQKKAEILARL